Proteins co-encoded in one Papaver somniferum cultivar HN1 chromosome 5, ASM357369v1, whole genome shotgun sequence genomic window:
- the LOC113282771 gene encoding 36.4 kDa proline-rich protein-like, producing MRAMGSARVSALLFICMLFISSLTPILGCDCPPGNKPPHKKPKTPKKKTPSYKPPSHGNPPVSHPPKVKPPVTLPPIVNPPVTIPPVVKPPITIPPVVKPPITIPPVVGPPVTLPPVVNPPVTIPPYVKPPKTVVPCPPPPVKPASCPIDTLKLGACVDLLGGLVHIGLGDPAVNECCPVLSGLVELEAAVCLCTTLKVKLLNLNIFVPLAQQLLATCGKTPPPGYTCSI from the coding sequence ATGAGAGCCATGGGTTCAGCAAGAGTTTCAGCTCTTCTCTTCATTTGCATGCTTTTCATTTCATCACTTACTCCTATTCTTGGTTGTGACTGTCCTCCTGGTAACAAACCACCACACAAGAAACCTAAGACACCCAAGAAGAAGACTCCCAGTTACAAACCTCCCAGTCATGGTAATCCACCAGTATCACACCCACCAAAAGTTAAACCACCAGTCACACTTCCTCCTATTGTGAACCCACCAGTTACAATCCCACCAGTCGTGAAACCTCCAATTACAATCCCACCAGTTGTTAAACCTCCAATCACTATCCCACCTGTTGTTGGTCCACCCGTAACTCTGCCTCCTGTTGTTAATCCACCAGTAACAATCCCACCATATGTTAAACCACCAAAGACTGTTGTACCTTGTCCACCACCTCCAGTGAAACCAGCTAGTTGCCCTATTGACACTCTTAAGCTCGGTGCTTGTGTAGATCTTCTCGGTGGGCTGGTTCACATCGGTCTTGGAGATCCTGCTGTTAATGAATGTTGCCCTGTGCTTTCAGGACTTGTTGAACTTGAAGCTGCTGTTTGCTTGTGTACTACCTTGAAGGTCAAGCTTCTTAACTTGAATATCTTTGTTCCTCTTGCACAACAACTTCTTGCTACTTGTGGAAAGACTCCTCCTCCTGGCTACACCTGTTCTATCTAG